A genomic window from Vagococcus sp. CY52-2 includes:
- a CDS encoding PD-(D/E)XK nuclease family protein, which yields MENHSHMKIKLQSLVEDLDFIEDELYKWINLTNIFSILKLSRNEIRHSNFLSFLFNPKENHGYADDFIKDFLKTSLTSGMTKNTDVSYFDVALSNYNDTLIYREKGNIDLLLVSDSNKLVVCIENKIDASESTNQLKKYQNYVEKNYPDYKNIFVFLTPKGIEPSND from the coding sequence TTGGAAAATCATAGTCATATGAAAATAAAGTTACAATCATTAGTTGAAGACCTCGACTTTATTGAAGATGAATTATATAAGTGGATTAATCTCACTAATATTTTTAGTATATTGAAATTATCTAGAAATGAAATACGACATAGTAATTTTTTATCCTTTTTATTTAATCCAAAAGAAAATCACGGATATGCTGACGATTTTATAAAAGATTTTTTGAAAACATCTTTAACTAGTGGGATGACAAAGAATACGGATGTTTCTTATTTTGATGTGGCATTATCTAATTATAATGATACGTTAATATATAGAGAGAAGGGAAATATTGACCTTTTGTTAGTATCAGATAGCAATAAATTAGTAGTGTGTATTGAAAATAAAATAGATGCTTCAGAATCAACAAACCAATTAAAAAAGTATCAAAATTATGTAGAGAAAAACTATCCTGATTATAAGAATATATTTGTATTTTTGACTCCAAAGGGCATTGAACCATCTAATGATTAA
- the eno gene encoding surface-displayed alpha-enolase, with protein MSIITDIYAREVLDSRGNPTIEVEVYTESGAFGRGMVPSGASTGEHEAVELRDGDKSRYLGKGVLKAVDNVNNIIAEELIGYDVRDQMAIDRRMIELDGTPNKGKLGANAILGVSIACARAAADYLEVPLYHYLGGFNTKVLPTPMMNIINGGSHSDAPIAFQEFMIVPVGAPTFKEALRWGAEVFHALAKILKSRGLETSVGDEGGFAPRFEGTEDGVETILEAIKAAGFVPGKDIMIGFDCASSEFYENGVYDYTKFEGEGAAKRTAAEQVDYLEELVNKYPIITIEDGMDENDWDGWKLLTERLGEKVQLVGDDLFVTNTEILSRGIEMGVSNSILIKVNQIGTLTETFDAIEMAKEAGFTAVVSHRSGETEDSTIADIAVATNAGQIKTGSLSRTDRIAKYNQLLRIEDQLGEVAEYKGLKSFYNLKNK; from the coding sequence ATGTCAATTATTACAGATATTTATGCTCGCGAAGTCTTAGATTCACGTGGTAACCCAACTATTGAAGTAGAAGTTTACACAGAAAGTGGTGCTTTTGGTCGCGGTATGGTGCCTTCTGGTGCATCAACTGGTGAACACGAAGCTGTTGAATTACGTGATGGAGATAAATCTCGTTATTTAGGTAAAGGTGTTTTAAAAGCTGTTGATAACGTAAATAACATCATCGCAGAAGAATTAATTGGATATGACGTAAGAGACCAAATGGCTATTGACCGTCGTATGATCGAATTAGATGGAACTCCAAACAAAGGTAAATTAGGAGCTAACGCTATTTTAGGTGTGTCAATTGCATGTGCTCGCGCTGCAGCTGATTACTTAGAAGTACCTTTATACCATTACTTAGGAGGATTTAATACTAAAGTATTACCTACTCCAATGATGAACATCATTAATGGTGGTTCTCACTCTGATGCACCAATCGCATTCCAAGAATTTATGATTGTCCCTGTAGGAGCTCCTACATTTAAAGAAGCTTTACGTTGGGGTGCTGAAGTATTCCACGCATTAGCTAAAATCTTAAAATCTCGTGGATTAGAAACTTCTGTTGGTGATGAAGGTGGATTTGCACCTCGTTTTGAAGGAACTGAAGACGGTGTTGAAACAATCTTAGAAGCAATCAAAGCTGCAGGATTTGTACCAGGAAAAGACATCATGATTGGATTTGACTGTGCTTCATCAGAATTCTACGAAAATGGCGTATATGACTATACTAAATTTGAAGGCGAAGGTGCTGCAAAACGTACTGCTGCTGAACAAGTAGATTACTTAGAAGAATTAGTTAACAAATACCCAATCATTACTATTGAAGATGGTATGGATGAAAACGATTGGGATGGTTGGAAACTATTGACTGAACGCTTAGGCGAAAAAGTTCAATTAGTTGGTGACGATTTATTCGTTACAAACACTGAAATCCTTTCTCGTGGTATTGAAATGGGCGTAAGTAACTCAATCTTAATCAAAGTTAACCAAATTGGTACATTAACAGAAACATTTGATGCTATCGAAATGGCTAAAGAAGCTGGATTTACAGCTGTTGTATCTCACCGTTCTGGTGAAACTGAAGATTCAACAATTGCTGACATCGCAGTTGCAACAAACGCTGGACAAATCAAAACTGGTTCTCTTTCTCGTACTGACCGTATTGCTAAATACAACCAATTATTACGTATTGAAGACCAATTAGGCGAAGTTGCTGAATACAAAGGTTTGAAATCTTTCTACAACTTAAAAAACAAATAA
- the gpmI gene encoding 2,3-bisphosphoglycerate-independent phosphoglycerate mutase — translation MEKAPVAIIILDGYGKRDEVTGNAVAQANTPNFDRYWNNYPHNTLKASGLDVGLPDGQMGNSEVGHTNIGAGRIVYQSLTRIDKAIEDKEFQTNVALNNGIQHALDNDSALHLFGLLSDGGVHSHQNHLYALLKMAKDSGVKETYVHAFLDGRDVAPTSAYGYMEELLKVMKELDYGKVATVSGRFYAMDRDKRWERVAKAYEAIVDGIGVKATDPLQAIQESYDNKVNDEFLVPVVIEENGKPVGQVKDNDSVIFFNFRPDRAIQLSNAFTDKEWKHFERKNHPENVKFVTMTLYNPSIVAEVAFPPIEMKNVIGEVLSDAGLKQLRIAETEKYPHVTFFMNGGRNEEFPGESRILINSPKVETYDLKPEMSAYEVTDALLADIKADKHDAIILNFANPDMVGHSGILEAAIKAIEAVDECLGKVVDAIIAKGGAAIIFADHGNSETMTTPEGNPHTAHTTVPVPVIVTKAGVTLRDGGRLADVAPTMLDLLGIEKPEEMTGESLIK, via the coding sequence ATGGAAAAAGCACCAGTAGCAATTATTATATTAGATGGTTATGGTAAACGTGATGAAGTTACAGGTAATGCTGTTGCACAAGCGAACACACCTAACTTTGATCGTTATTGGAATAACTATCCTCACAACACATTAAAAGCATCTGGTTTAGATGTAGGATTACCTGATGGTCAAATGGGAAACTCTGAAGTTGGACACACTAATATTGGTGCGGGCCGTATAGTTTATCAAAGTTTAACTCGTATCGACAAAGCAATCGAAGACAAAGAGTTTCAAACAAATGTTGCCCTAAATAACGGGATTCAACATGCGTTAGACAATGATTCTGCGCTTCATTTATTTGGTCTATTATCTGATGGTGGGGTTCATAGTCATCAAAACCATTTATATGCCCTTTTAAAAATGGCAAAAGATAGCGGCGTAAAAGAAACTTACGTACATGCTTTCTTAGATGGTCGTGACGTAGCACCAACTTCAGCTTATGGCTATATGGAAGAATTGCTTAAAGTGATGAAAGAATTAGATTACGGAAAAGTTGCGACAGTTTCTGGACGTTTCTATGCAATGGATAGAGATAAACGTTGGGAACGTGTAGCAAAAGCTTATGAAGCAATTGTTGATGGTATCGGCGTGAAAGCGACTGATCCATTACAAGCTATCCAAGAATCTTATGACAATAAAGTAAATGATGAGTTCTTAGTGCCAGTTGTGATTGAAGAAAACGGCAAACCAGTCGGACAAGTAAAAGACAATGACTCTGTTATTTTCTTTAACTTTAGACCAGATCGTGCGATTCAATTATCAAATGCTTTCACTGATAAAGAGTGGAAACACTTTGAACGTAAAAATCATCCTGAAAATGTTAAATTTGTGACAATGACTTTATATAATCCAAGCATTGTAGCAGAAGTAGCATTTCCACCAATTGAAATGAAAAATGTGATAGGGGAAGTATTATCAGATGCAGGCTTAAAACAATTAAGAATTGCTGAAACTGAAAAATACCCTCATGTAACATTCTTCATGAATGGTGGACGTAACGAAGAATTTCCAGGTGAAAGTCGTATTTTAATCAACTCACCTAAAGTTGAAACATATGACTTGAAACCTGAAATGAGTGCTTATGAAGTCACAGATGCATTACTTGCAGATATTAAAGCAGACAAACATGATGCGATTATCTTAAACTTTGCTAACCCTGATATGGTAGGTCATTCAGGTATTTTAGAAGCAGCAATCAAAGCAATTGAAGCTGTGGATGAATGTTTAGGTAAAGTAGTAGATGCGATTATCGCTAAAGGTGGCGCAGCAATCATTTTTGCTGACCATGGTAACTCAGAAACAATGACAACACCAGAAGGAAACCCACATACAGCTCATACAACTGTTCCAGTTCCTGTCATTGTGACAAAAGCTGGCGTAACTCTTAGAGATGGTGGCCGCTTGGCAGATGTGGCTCCTACAATGTTAGACTTATTAGGTATTGAAAAACCTGAAGAGATGACAGGTGAGTCATTAATTAAATAA
- the tpiA gene encoding triose-phosphate isomerase: protein MRKPIIAGNWKMNKTVSEAREFAEAVKNKIPSNDVVDSVIGAPTLFLTDLVDIAKGTDLKIAAQNCYFEDNGAFTGETSPAALEDLGIDYVIIGHSERREYFHETDEDINKKAKAIIAHNMTPIVCCGESLETYEAGKTAEWIKGQITAALEGLTADQVSNLVIAYEPIWAIGTGKSADATIADDICGVVRQTVADLYSDDVAGKVRIQYGGSVKPENIAEYMAKENVDGALVGGASLQPDSFLALLEALN, encoded by the coding sequence ATGCGTAAACCAATTATTGCAGGAAACTGGAAAATGAATAAAACTGTTTCAGAAGCTCGTGAGTTCGCTGAAGCAGTAAAAAATAAAATCCCTAGTAACGATGTGGTGGATTCAGTTATTGGCGCACCAACTTTATTTTTAACAGATTTAGTTGATATTGCTAAAGGAACTGATTTAAAAATTGCTGCACAAAACTGTTACTTTGAAGACAATGGAGCATTTACTGGTGAAACATCTCCAGCAGCTCTAGAAGATTTAGGTATTGACTATGTGATTATTGGTCACTCTGAACGTCGTGAGTATTTCCACGAAACAGACGAAGATATCAATAAAAAAGCAAAAGCAATCATCGCACACAACATGACGCCAATCGTATGTTGTGGTGAATCTTTAGAAACTTATGAAGCAGGTAAAACTGCTGAATGGATTAAAGGACAAATTACAGCAGCATTAGAAGGGTTAACAGCGGACCAAGTATCTAACTTAGTTATTGCTTATGAACCAATCTGGGCTATTGGAACTGGTAAATCTGCTGATGCAACAATCGCTGATGATATCTGTGGCGTTGTTCGTCAAACAGTGGCAGATCTTTATTCCGATGACGTAGCTGGAAAAGTTCGTATTCAATATGGTGGATCAGTTAAACCTGAAAATATCGCTGAATACATGGCTAAAGAAAATGTTGACGGCGCACTTGTAGGTGGCGCAAGCTTACAACCTGATTCATTCTTAGCATTATTGGAGGCATTAAACTAA
- the pgk gene encoding phosphoglycerate kinase — MAKRTVEDLELNGKKVLIRVDFNVPIKDGEITNDNRIIAALPTINYVIEHGGKAILFSHLGRVKTEEDKEGKSLQPVAARLSELLDKPVSFVPQTRGAELEKAISEMKDGDVLVVENTRFEDIDGKKESKNDPELGKYWASLGDVYVNDAFGTAHRAHASNVGIASNLPSAAGYLMEKEIKFIGGAVDEPKRPFVAILGGAKVSDKIGVIENLIEKADKILIGGGMTYTFYKAQGKNIGKSICEPDKVDLAKELLEKAAGKIILPVDTVCAADFDNDAPTEIHENNIPDNLEGLDIGPKTIKLFTKELQGAKTVVWNGPMGVFELPTFAKGTIGVCEAIANLKDATTIIGGGDSAAAAIQLGFADKFTHISTGGGASLEYLEGKKLPGVESISDK; from the coding sequence ATGGCAAAAAGAACAGTTGAAGATTTAGAATTAAATGGTAAAAAAGTCTTAATACGTGTTGATTTTAATGTCCCTATTAAAGATGGAGAAATTACAAATGATAACCGTATAATTGCTGCTTTACCAACAATTAATTATGTTATTGAACATGGTGGAAAAGCAATTCTTTTCTCTCATTTAGGTCGTGTAAAAACTGAAGAGGATAAAGAAGGTAAATCATTACAACCAGTTGCTGCTCGCCTATCAGAATTACTAGACAAACCAGTTTCTTTCGTTCCCCAAACACGTGGAGCTGAACTTGAAAAAGCTATCAGTGAAATGAAAGATGGAGATGTGTTGGTTGTTGAAAACACTCGCTTTGAAGATATTGATGGTAAAAAAGAAAGCAAAAATGATCCAGAATTAGGTAAATATTGGGCTTCTTTAGGTGATGTTTATGTAAATGATGCATTTGGTACAGCTCATAGAGCTCATGCTTCAAATGTTGGTATTGCATCTAACTTACCTTCAGCTGCAGGTTACTTAATGGAAAAAGAAATCAAATTTATCGGTGGCGCTGTTGATGAACCTAAACGTCCATTTGTGGCTATTTTAGGTGGAGCAAAAGTGTCTGATAAAATTGGTGTTATCGAAAATTTAATTGAGAAAGCTGATAAAATTTTAATTGGTGGTGGGATGACTTATACATTCTACAAAGCTCAAGGCAAAAATATCGGTAAATCAATTTGTGAACCAGATAAAGTTGATTTAGCTAAAGAATTACTTGAAAAAGCAGCTGGAAAAATTATTTTACCAGTGGATACTGTTTGTGCAGCAGACTTCGATAATGATGCGCCAACTGAAATTCATGAAAATAATATTCCAGATAACTTAGAAGGATTAGATATTGGTCCAAAAACAATTAAATTATTCACTAAAGAATTACAAGGTGCTAAAACAGTTGTATGGAATGGTCCAATGGGAGTCTTTGAATTACCTACATTTGCTAAAGGGACAATTGGTGTCTGTGAAGCTATCGCAAACTTAAAAGATGCTACTACTATTATTGGTGGTGGAGATTCAGCAGCTGCTGCAATCCAATTAGGTTTTGCTGATAAATTTACACATATCTCAACAGGTGGTGGAGCATCACTTGAATACCTTGAAGGTAAAAAATTACCAGGTGTAGAATCTATTTCAGATAAATAA
- the gap gene encoding type I glyceraldehyde-3-phosphate dehydrogenase produces MTVKVGINGFGRIGRLAFRRIQEVEGLEVVAINDLTDAQMLAHLLKYDTTQGRFNGDVEVHDGFFKVNGKEVKVTANANPAELPWGELGVDIVLECTGFFTSKEKAELHLQAGAKRVVISAPGGNDVPTIVYNTNHEILTGKETVISGASCTTNCLAPMADALNKNFGIVEGLMTTIHAYTGDQMTLDGPHPKGDFRRARAAAENIVPNTTGAAKAIGLVIPELNGKLDGAAQRVPVATGSLTELVTVLDKQVTVEEVNEAMEKAANESYGYTIDPIVSSDIVGMTYGSLFDATQTKVMTVGDKQLVKTVSWYDNEMSYTAQLVRTLQYFASLA; encoded by the coding sequence ATGACAGTTAAAGTAGGTATTAATGGTTTTGGACGTATCGGACGCTTAGCATTCCGCCGTATTCAAGAAGTTGAAGGATTAGAAGTTGTAGCAATCAACGACTTAACAGATGCACAAATGTTAGCTCATTTATTAAAATATGATACAACTCAAGGACGTTTCAATGGTGACGTTGAAGTTCATGATGGATTTTTCAAAGTAAACGGAAAAGAAGTTAAAGTAACTGCTAACGCTAACCCAGCTGAATTACCATGGGGAGAATTAGGCGTAGACATCGTTTTAGAATGTACTGGATTCTTTACATCTAAAGAAAAAGCAGAATTACATTTACAAGCTGGTGCTAAACGTGTTGTTATCTCTGCTCCTGGTGGAAATGACGTTCCAACAATCGTTTATAACACTAACCATGAAATCTTAACTGGTAAAGAAACAGTTATTTCTGGAGCTTCATGTACAACAAACTGTCTTGCTCCAATGGCAGACGCTTTAAATAAAAACTTTGGTATTGTTGAAGGATTAATGACAACAATTCACGCATACACTGGTGACCAAATGACATTAGATGGACCACATCCAAAAGGTGATTTCCGTCGTGCCCGTGCAGCTGCTGAAAACATCGTACCTAATACAACTGGTGCTGCTAAAGCAATTGGTTTAGTTATTCCAGAATTAAATGGAAAATTAGACGGAGCTGCTCAACGTGTTCCTGTTGCAACTGGTTCTTTAACTGAATTAGTAACAGTTTTAGACAAACAAGTTACTGTTGAAGAAGTTAACGAAGCAATGGAAAAAGCTGCTAACGAATCTTACGGTTATACAATCGACCCAATCGTATCTTCTGATATCGTTGGTATGACTTACGGATCATTATTTGATGCAACTCAAACTAAAGTAATGACAGTTGGCGACAAACAATTAGTTAAAACTGTTTCTTGGTATGATAACGAAATGTCATACACTGCTCAATTAGTTCGTACTTTACAATACTTTGCATCATTAGCTTAA
- a CDS encoding sugar-binding transcriptional regulator, which yields MSNDFDIIEQIAPDMIQVIEQRFRIMRNIYWNQPVGRRKLSEKVNLTERILRSETEVLKQLNLIDVSKIGMSLSEKGLSLYSDLEIVMAEQTGNRVLEKKLASKLGIERCLITPGDSDAESKVLEKFGEVISDILSTRLPDGENIIAVMGGTTMATVSRCMYKLETPERHNIFVPARGGIGETIQTQANSISATMAEQTGGEFKVLYVPEQVSSETYELLLHEPTVQRVLELISRSNVVIHSIGRALHMAKRRNMSASDLAMLSNNGAVAESFGYFFDKDGEVVYKIPRIGLQMKDLQKIPYVIAVAGGKTKAKAIEAYIKNAPKQTWLLTDEGAAKQILKEETL from the coding sequence ATGAGCAATGATTTTGATATTATTGAACAGATTGCTCCTGACATGATTCAAGTGATTGAACAACGATTTCGTATTATGCGAAACATTTATTGGAATCAACCAGTTGGACGTAGAAAATTATCTGAAAAGGTAAATTTAACTGAACGAATACTTCGAAGTGAAACAGAAGTATTAAAACAATTGAATTTGATTGATGTGTCTAAAATTGGAATGTCGCTTAGTGAAAAAGGATTAAGTCTTTATAGTGATTTAGAAATAGTCATGGCAGAGCAAACGGGCAATCGCGTCCTTGAAAAAAAATTAGCAAGTAAGCTTGGTATTGAGAGGTGTTTGATTACGCCTGGCGATAGTGATGCTGAAAGCAAAGTGTTAGAAAAGTTTGGCGAGGTTATCTCTGATATTCTTTCAACACGTTTACCTGATGGTGAAAATATTATTGCCGTTATGGGTGGGACAACAATGGCAACAGTTAGTCGATGCATGTACAAATTAGAGACACCAGAAAGACATAATATTTTTGTTCCAGCAAGAGGAGGAATTGGTGAAACCATTCAAACTCAAGCTAATTCAATAAGTGCCACAATGGCAGAACAAACTGGTGGTGAGTTTAAAGTATTGTATGTTCCAGAGCAAGTTAGTTCGGAAACATATGAGTTATTACTTCACGAGCCTACCGTCCAACGAGTATTAGAGTTGATATCTAGATCAAATGTTGTGATTCACAGTATTGGACGAGCACTGCATATGGCAAAACGTCGTAATATGAGTGCAAGTGATTTAGCAATGCTTTCTAACAATGGAGCTGTTGCTGAGTCATTCGGGTATTTCTTTGATAAAGACGGAGAGGTCGTCTATAAAATACCTCGAATCGGTCTTCAAATGAAAGATCTTCAAAAAATACCGTATGTTATTGCTGTAGCAGGTGGTAAAACAAAAGCTAAGGCAATAGAGGCATACATCAAAAATGCCCCTAAGCAGACGTGGTTACTCACAGATGAGGGAGCAGCAAAACAGATTTTAAAAGAGGAGACTCTTTAA
- the rpoN gene encoding RNA polymerase factor sigma-54, with the protein MKMSQHVRQGQSQVQTQKLAMTQQLQQSIKILQYGTEDLLSFLNDKMLENPLIDVSVFEMDDQYLVPKDYDVSKSDRKTDWINQIPETTQSLFHYLIEQIHLNYRDTALRSLSLFLVEFIDTNGYLTISIEEAMKLKQVTYIEVLDALTLIQMLEPAGVGARNLQECLMLQIERDDNAPNQAYLVLEEYFDELANRKWQKIEKKLGISLVAIQEIFDYIQKLHPNPGSLFHSDEDNIIYPDLEVKVDRTDNSISIVSTKVGKPNISFQTTYFEKMSHQGGDEVKKYLNDKKSEFEWLKKSLEQRGNTILRVGEEIVKKQSAFFIESDHPLTPMKLKSVAEELSLHESTISRAVNGKYLTTDFGVFELRSFFSTGLEQKNSNEVIGTNNVKQLIEIIIKEENKAKPLSDQKIVDLLKEKNIQISRRTVAKYREELGIQSSSMRKRFDN; encoded by the coding sequence ATGAAAATGTCGCAACATGTTAGACAGGGTCAAAGCCAAGTTCAGACTCAAAAATTAGCCATGACCCAACAATTACAACAATCCATTAAGATACTGCAGTATGGTACAGAAGACTTACTTTCTTTTTTAAATGACAAAATGTTAGAGAATCCGCTGATTGATGTATCCGTTTTCGAGATGGATGATCAATACTTAGTGCCTAAAGATTATGATGTGTCAAAAAGTGATAGAAAAACGGATTGGATAAATCAGATTCCAGAAACGACCCAATCATTGTTCCATTATTTGATTGAACAAATCCATTTGAATTATCGAGATACAGCGTTGAGAAGTCTTAGTTTATTTCTTGTTGAGTTTATTGATACAAATGGGTATTTAACAATTTCAATAGAGGAAGCGATGAAGTTAAAGCAAGTGACTTATATAGAAGTGCTAGATGCATTGACACTTATTCAGATGCTTGAACCCGCTGGTGTTGGTGCTAGAAATCTACAAGAATGTCTTATGTTACAAATAGAAAGAGATGACAATGCTCCTAACCAAGCTTACTTAGTATTGGAAGAATATTTTGATGAATTAGCCAATAGAAAATGGCAAAAGATTGAAAAAAAGTTAGGGATTTCATTAGTGGCGATTCAAGAAATTTTTGACTATATTCAAAAATTACATCCAAATCCAGGATCACTGTTTCATTCAGACGAAGATAATATTATTTACCCAGATTTAGAAGTCAAAGTAGATAGAACAGATAATTCCATTTCTATTGTATCTACTAAAGTAGGAAAGCCAAATATTAGCTTTCAAACAACGTATTTTGAAAAAATGTCTCATCAAGGTGGAGACGAAGTCAAAAAATATTTAAATGATAAAAAAAGTGAATTTGAATGGTTAAAAAAATCATTGGAGCAACGTGGAAATACAATTTTACGAGTAGGAGAAGAAATTGTTAAAAAACAATCAGCGTTCTTTATAGAATCTGACCACCCACTTACTCCCATGAAGTTGAAAAGTGTGGCAGAGGAACTATCGCTTCATGAATCAACTATTAGTCGAGCTGTTAATGGAAAATATTTAACAACAGATTTTGGTGTATTTGAACTAAGAAGTTTTTTTTCAACAGGATTAGAACAAAAAAATTCAAACGAAGTGATTGGTACAAATAATGTTAAACAGTTAATTGAAATAATTATTAAAGAAGAAAATAAAGCCAAACCATTATCTGATCAAAAAATTGTTGATTTATTAAAAGAAAAAAATATTCAAATTTCTCGAAGAACAGTCGCTAAATACCGTGAGGAATTAGGAATTCAGTCATCTTCTATGCGAAAAAGATTTGATAATTAA